GTAAATTGGTCTCTATTGCAGTATTCGAACAAATTGTGCGGCCAATGCTTTATTCGCTTGGTCTTACCGTTATCGAGAAAGGGCGGATCGTTGAGGCCTAACACGCTCGTTCGGACGCAAACTACGCTGCGCTTCGTTTGCGCCGCACAGCTTTATCGTTAGTCCATGAAAGGATAATAAGATGAAGAAAATTAACTTCAAAAAGGAACTTAAACCGTTATACAGTGCATCTTCAAAAAAGGTAGCAATTGTAGATGTACCAAAAATGAATTTTCTTATGATAGACGGCGAAGGCGATCCAAATACCTCAAGGGAATTTCAAGAGGCAGTTGAAGCCTTATTCAGTCTTTCTTATACCTTAAAATTTATGATAAAGAAGAGTGAATTATCTATTGATTATGGAGTCATGCCATTAGAAGGTTTATGGTGGGTTGATGATATGACCCAATTCAGCATAGAAAATAAAGAAGATTGGAAATGGACATTAATGATTATGCAACCAAAATTTGTGAAGGAGAAGTTAGTTATTGAGGCCAAA
This is a stretch of genomic DNA from Deferrisoma camini S3R1. It encodes these proteins:
- a CDS encoding GyrI-like domain-containing protein, which translates into the protein MKKINFKKELKPLYSASSKKVAIVDVPKMNFLMIDGEGDPNTSREFQEAVEALFSLSYTLKFMIKKSELSIDYGVMPLEGLWWVDDMTQFSIENKEDWKWTLMIMQPKFVKEKLVIEAKEQPKKKKNLPALSKVHFKEFSEGKVAQIMHIGPFSEEGPTIEKLHDFIKDNGYKLYGKHHEIYLSDIRRATPENWKTIIRQPIR